In Sorghum bicolor cultivar BTx623 chromosome 10, Sorghum_bicolor_NCBIv3, whole genome shotgun sequence, one genomic interval encodes:
- the LOC8079308 gene encoding (S)-coclaurine N-methyltransferase: MVAASVAERAYEVATRSALVALERNLIPDAVTRRLTRLLLAQRLRRGYLPSAPLQLQQLLQFVRSLEEMPIAIETDKAKAQHYELPTAFFKLVLGRNLKYSSCYFPDDSSTLEDAEVAMMDLYCERSKLQDGQSILDVGCGWGSLSLYIAKKYRSCSVTGICNSTTQKAFIEEQCRENELSNVEIIVADISKFEMERSFDRIISIEMFEHMKNYKSLLKKISRWMKEDGLLFVHFFCHKTFPYHFEDKNDDDWITRYFFSGGTMPSANLLLYFQEDVSVLNHWLVSGTHYARTSEEWLKRMNKSITSIRSIFEKTYGKESTTKWIAYWRTFFISVAELFGYNNGDEWMVAHYLFQKK, from the exons ATGGTGGCAGCGTCCGTGGCCGAGCGGGCCTACGAGGTGGCGACGCGGTCCGCGCTGGTGGCGCTGGAGCGCAACCTCATCCCGGACGCCGTGACCCGGCGGCTTACGCGGCTCCTGCTCGCGCAGCGCCTCCGCCGGGGCTACCTCCCCTCCGCGCCGCTCCAGCTGCAGCAGCTCCTCCAGTTCGTCCGCT CCCTTGAAGAGATGCCCATTGCCATTGAAACAGACAAAGCTAAAGCCCAACATTATGAGTTGCCAACTGCATTTTTCAAGTTAGTGCTTGGAAGGAATCTCAAATACAG TTCCTGCTACTTCCCTGATGATTCAAGCACCCTAGAAGATGCTGAGGTTGCAATGATGGATCTGTATTGTGAGAGGTCAAAACTACAAGATGGCCAAAGCATCCTAGATGTTGGATGTGGATGGGGATCCCTTTCACTGTACATTGCAAAGAAATATAGGAGCTGCAGTGTAACAGGGATATGCAACTCTACTACACAAAAGGCTTTTATAGAAGAGCAATGTAG GGAAAATGAGTTGTCAAATGTTGAGATAATTGTAGCAGACATCAGCAAGTTTGAGATGGAGCGCTCTTTTGACAGGATCATATCTATAGAGATGTTTGAG CACATGAAAAACTACAAGTCGCTTCTTAAGAAGATATCCAGGTGGATGAAAGAGGACGGCCTACTATTTGTTCACTTCTTCTGCCACAAAACATTTCCATATCATTTTGAG GATAaaaatgatgatgattggatcACGAGGTATTTCTTCAGTGGAGGAACAATGCCATCTGCAAACCTACTTCTCTACTTTCAG GAAGATGTATCTGTTCTCAATCATTGGCTTGTCAGTGGCACGCATTATGCGAGAACTAG CGAGGAGTGGTTAAAACGTATGAACAAGAGTATCACTTCAATAAGGTCGATCTTCGAGAAAACTTATGGGAAGGAATCAACTACCAAATGGATAGCTTATTGGCGGACGTTCTTCATCTCGGTAGCTGAACTTTTTGGATACAACAATGGAGATGAATGGATGGTTGCACATTACTTGTTCCAAAAGAAGTAG
- the LOC8079309 gene encoding U-box domain-containing protein 34: MEGSSSSPPDGDGGSLGFQFLQVAVAVRGDGRASRRAARWAAATLVPAGGRVALVHVIPPVSFVPSPSGERVPVEKMEPEVVEMYAQDCRARAQEVFLPFRRLVGRGGRTVETVVLEGDSVAEALAKYAAESGVRSLVLGSATLSWFRRILRLQDVPFTVLKTVPSFCNIFVVSRRRLTIKIANQARNSKSNASIRIQSISHKAFDQIQRDWLQDKQALNNLADDEIPKYSGNSSSGSFSQVCSSLSTSSNAIKSSESHRRGFLGSLGRRTPGRERNKDFDAISQLKEVHYVALSSVEEYQHIDEEEKLRKELKDTLMMYDRACGNLAHAKKKIQLLSSECCEDVNKVQDALQREKILKQSVADEKTKHLEAIGAVEMAKNAFTHETYSKHQAEILANMVSIENAKVVDALLSTGKSCRQYSKHEIELATDYFSDAKKIGEGGYGNVYRCTLDHTEVAVKVIQQDSTDKIDEFLREVEILSQLHHPNLVLLLGFCPEIGCLVYEYMENGSLEDLLINNKGQPLHWFLRFQIIFDVACGLAFLHGTKPEPIVHRDLKPGNILLDKNYVSKIGDVGFAKLISDLVPEGLTEYRDTVIAGTLYYMDPEYQLTGTIRPKSDLYALGIIILQLLTGKRPHGLLSSVEEAIKRGILSDILDKSQPDWPIAEAEMLAKLGLWCTALKCRDRPNLESEVLPELENILSRVTVSLKLENILAPSHFFCPILQEIMEDPYVAADGHTYEHRAIKAWLEKYKISPVTNQRLPHLSIIPNHSLHAAIQQWKLRAS, translated from the exons ATGGAGGGTTCGTCGTCCTCGCCGCCGGACGGCGACGGCGGGAGCTTGGGCTTCCAGTTCCTGCAGGTCGCGGTGGCCGTGCGCGGGGACGGCCGCGCCAGCCGCCGAGCCGCGCGGTGGGCCGCCGCCACCCTCGTCCCGGCCGGCGGCCGCGTCGCGCTCGTCCACGTCATCCCGCCCGTCTCCTTCGTCCCGTCTCCAT CGGGGGAGAGGGTgccggtggagaagatggagccgGAGGTGGTGGAGATGTACGCGCAGGActgccgcgcgcgcgcgcaggaGGTCTTCCtccccttccgccgcctcgtcgGCCGCGGCGGCAGAACC GTGGAGACGGTGGTTCTGGAAGGGGACAGCGTCGCGGAGGCGCTGGCCAAGTACGCCGCGGAGTCCGGCGTCCGCAGCCTCGTGCTCGGATCCGCCACACTCAGCTGGTTCCGGAG GATTTTACGGCTCCAAGATGTGCCTTTTACAGTTCTGAAAACTGTGCCAAGTTTCTGCAACATATTTGTCGTGTCCCGGCGCAGATTAACAATAAAAATTGCAAATCAGGCTCGAAATAGCA AGTCAAACGCTTCTATTCGTATTCAGTCAATAAGTCATAAAGCATTTGATCAAATACAGAGGGACTGGTTGCAAGACAAACAGGCTTTGAATaatctggctgatgatgagatacCAAAATATTCTGGAAATTCTAGTTCAGGCTCATTCTCTCAAGTCTGCAGTTCTCTAAGCACTTCTTCCAATGCCATTAAAAGTTCAGAAAGTCATAGAAGAGGTTTTTTAGGAAGCTTAGGTCGAAGGACACCAGGGAGAGAAAGGAACAAAGATTTTGATGCTATTAGCCAATTGAAGGAAGTTCATTATGTTGCCTTAAGCTCAGTTGAAGAG TACCAACatatagatgaagaagaaaaacTGAGGAAGGAGCTGAAGGATACTTTGATGATGTATGACAGAGCTTGTGGAAATCTTGCCCATGCTAAGAAAAAG ATTCAGTTACTTTCTAGTGAGTGCTGTGAAGATGTGAATAAGGTGCAAGACGCACTGCAGAGAGAGAAAATATTGAAACAGTCGGTTGCAGATGAGAAAACCAAACATTTAGAAGCAATTGGAGCAGTTGAAATGGCAAAAAATGCATTTACACACGAGACCTATTCCAAGCACCAGGCTGAAATATTAGCTAACATGGTGTCTATTGAGAATGCTAAGGTTGTGGATGCCCTTTTATCAACGGGCAAAAGTTGCAGGCAGTACTCAAAGCATGAAATAGAGCTTGCCACTGATTACTTTTCTGATGCAAAGAAGATTGGTGAGGGTGGCTACGGCAACGTATACAGGTGTACCCTTGACCACACCGAAGTAGCTGTAAAAGTTATTCAACAAGATTCCACCGATAAGATTGATGAGTTCTTGAGAGAG GTGGAGATTCTCAGTCAACTTCACCATCCCAATTTGGTTTTACTGCTTGGTTTTTGTCCTGAAATTGGATGCCTTGTGTATGAATACATGGAGAATGGGAGTTTAGAAGATCTACTTATCAACAATAAAGGGCAGCCACTCCATTGGTTTCTTCGATTCCAAATTATCTTTGATGTTGCTTGTGGGCTCGCCTTCTTGCATGGGACGAAACCAGAGCCCATTGTCCATCGTGACCTAAAGCCTGGGAACATCTTGCTGGACAAGAATTATGTAAGCAAAATTGGTGATGTTGGTTTTGCAAAGCTCATATCAGATCTTGTGCCAGAAGGGTTGACAGAGTACAGGGACACTGTCATTGCTGGTACACTGTATTACATGGATCCTGAGTACCAATTAACTGGGACAATTCGACCAAAATCAGATCTTTATGCTTTGGGTATTATCATTCTTCAACTACTAACTGGCAAGCGTCCACATGGGCTGCTAAGTAGTGTAGAAGAGGCAATTAAAAGGGGGATATTATCAGATATCCTAGACAAGTCTCAGCCTGATTGGCCAATTGCTGAGGCCGAGATGTTGGCAAAACTTGGGCTGTGGTGTACAGCCTTAAAATGCAGGGACAGACCTAACCTTGAGTCGGAGGTGCTTCCAGAGCTAGAAAATATCCTAAGCAGGGTTACTGTTTCTCTCAAACTCGAAAATATCCTTGCACCAAGCCACTTCTTCTGTCCGATACTGCAG GAGATAATGGAAGATCCTTACGTTGCTGCTGATGGGCACACCTATGAGCACAGGGCAATCAAAGCTTGGCTCGAAAAATACAAGATATCCCCAGTGACAAATCAGAGGCTTCCACATTTATCCATAATTCCCAACCATTCCTTGCATGCGGCAATACAACAATGGAAGTTACGGGCATCTTAA